In Vanacampus margaritifer isolate UIUO_Vmar chromosome 18, RoL_Vmar_1.0, whole genome shotgun sequence, a genomic segment contains:
- the msrb1b gene encoding methionine-R-sulfoxide reductase B1b produces the protein MSFCRFFGGETYKDHFKSGMYVCSNCNHPLFSSRSKFAHSSPWPAFTETIREDSVTKLMESLTAFKVLCGKCGNGLGHEFVNDGPEEGISRFUIFSHSLKFVPNKGKDKQ, from the exons ATGTCTTTCTGTCGATTTTTTGGCGGGGAGACCTacaaagatcattttaaatcaG GTATGTATGTGTGCTCCAACTGTAACCATCCACTGTTCTCAAGTCGGTCCAAGTTCGCCCACTCATCTCCGTGGCCCGCTTTCACCGAGACCATCAGAGAGGACAGCGTGACCAAATTGATGGAGAGCCTCACAGCTTTCAAG GTTCTGTGTGGCAAGTGCGGCAACGGGCTGGGTCACGAGTTTGTAAACGACGGCCCGGAGGAGGGGATATCGCGATTTTGAATATTCAGCCACTCGCTCAAATTTGTCCCTAACAAAG GCAAGGACAAGCAATAA
- the neurl2 gene encoding neuralized-like protein 2: protein MEAFPDHFMEFHPVHGTNVQLDYSDTQATRVESFANGVCFSKQPLKPGEIFLIEIEEKELGWCGHLRIGLTARDPRHLEVVPEYSIPDLTDLGDSWVFAITRNHNKVTEEVEAGEGGREPREELAEGHRLGRGEADNQGDTNSKPKTFFTDSHLHIENVRIPRDKLVGRSRPGRFSHILDDLYKSNALPPTARRSRIGVLYVPKGRDRGDMHIVINGEDMGASAKGIPTIEPLYAVVDVFAATKCVRIVQVEYGFSSLQTLCRKSIQKHIIHRMAFDWLELPEALKQFCKYE from the exons ATGGAAGCGTTCCCGGACCACTTCATGGAATTCCACCCTGTCCATGGGACCAATGTGCAACTGGACTACTCAGACACCCAGGCCACACGAGTGGAGAGCTTTGCAAACGGGGTGTGCTTTAGCAAACAACCATTAAAACCCGGGGAGATTTTCCTCATCGAGATTGAGGAAAAGGAGCTGGGCTGGTGCGGCCACCTCCGGATCGGCCTGACCGCCAGGGACCCCAGACACTTGGAGGTGGTTCCTGAGTACTCCATCCCGGATCTGACGGACCTGGGCGACAGCTGGGTGTTCGCCATCACTCGAAACCACAACAAGGTGACGGAGGAGGTCGAGGCGGGAGAAGGCGGCCGAGAGCCGAGAGAGGAACTCGCCGAGGGTCACAGGCTCGGGCGAGGGGAGGCTGACAATCAGGGGGACACCAACAGCAAACCAAAGACTTTTTTCACAGACTCGCATTTGCACATCGAAAACGTTCGGATCCCGAGAGACAAGCTGGTTGGCCGCAGCCGACCTGGACGCTTCAGTCACATTCTGGATGATTTGTACAAAAGCAACGCTTTGCCGCCGACTGCCAGACGCAGCCGGATAGGAGTTCTGTATGTGCCCAAAGGCCGCGATCGAGGTGACATGCACATCGTCATCAATGGGGAGGACATGGGCGCTTCCGCCAAAGGCATCCCTACCATCGAGCCTCTTTATGCTGTCGTGGATGTATTTGCTGCTACTAAGTGTGTCAGGATTGTGCAGGTGGAGTATGGAT TTTCTTCCTTGCAGACACTATGCAGGAAGTCCATCCAGAAGCATATTATTCACAGAATGGCCTTTGACTGGCTGGAGCTACCAGAGGCACTCAAGCAATTCTGCAAGTACGAGTGA
- the tex2l gene encoding testis-expressed protein 2 isoform X1, which yields MAESGNNWMQGCEKDARGGGRAFPDAHSPDVVPNTLGTKRHLPRGIVIQLTGTEGEWSSLDESELIFSLDHDEYDPSASHSGPKQISSDDNRGSQSQAFHVPLSPSSPGSLGNCSATSPTFLSPGLSSPTHRPLASLVKSLSTELELREGSTLRPKPLLNLVKSISTELSRSEPEVSQSKSDSRLNLHLLKQLTQSKNRSGGDSRTAPPSPSTLSPSGEGLKGGFFKMELEDTKRKLSEAVHEPLSSMFNKIRREDSTGSPKHGCKTTQVVSRGLGREASTDTGVSESSVFDWPSVRYPVRSPSSTCPVHHCKHFSDEEREFYRDGDTMQVFSREPAQVASYRTSRLHATNPPPCMSLFCVAMLSYGYLTLPLNPYFSGLALGLAMGFLLGLLLIRMGSSRSFSSVSPSRPLLGDGIPKGCATEPDILKGWMNETHDYDPETYHSAQTHSVFATLEGSCLRLDTSQSNISRRATYDERINESTFIKTRTYQLEQSKVFLLPSVLARKRIWNPKYPICIQLTGGVNSQEEAGQRSEDSQEVEGQPTTAPASSRQHSSETTLYLFGRTGREKEEWFRHFLLASTDAERGKDRDKPRPARCVPRSGDPVLSQAISGHSDIPGSRVGSSEDDAPSTPAVLLTQTSSSSTTTRGLSLLDYSGYMSRLLATEDSLPLSSPGVGSAETSPKLKGNCTCDLVDYSGRSLALWVNALIGRIFWDFLREKHWADMVSLKIQKKLSKIRLPYFMNELTLTELDMGCSIPKIISTSRPEVNHRGCSGADPTALTPLRFAFSGLWLELQLAYNGTLQMTLQTKINLAKLGKDGGHDTDWLTQTGNTHCRPILSVLADSDEESSSAGSSDDDELLLAEPQGPIWEKGPSSAADGTGGGKTGRKILRFVDKIAKSKYFQKATENEFIKKKFEEMSNTPLLLTVEVQELSGSLVVNIPPPPTDRIWYSFCVPPKLDLRVRPKLGEREVTLCHVTEWIEKKLQDEFQKVFVLPNMDDIYLPMMHSSVDRPHASERACSHCCQSQSSTESIERMPPEVTLTESDYNATLVK from the exons ATGGCAGAGAGTGGAAACAATTGGATGCAAGGATGCGAGAAGGATGCAAGAGGAGGTGGCAGAGCCTTCCCGGACGCCCACAGCCCAGATGTTGTCCCAAACACACTCGGGACAAAACGACATCTCCCTCGAGGGATTGTTATCCAGCTGACGGGAACGGAGGGAGAGTGGAGCAGCCTGGATGAGAGCGAGCTCATCTTCTCGCTGGATCATGACGAGTACGATCCATCGGCGTCTCATTCGGGCCCGAAGCAGATCTCCAGTGATGATAACCGAGGATCGCAGTCCCAAGCGTTCCACGTCCCACTTTCACCCTCATCCCCCGGTTCGTTAGGTAATTGCTCCGCCACGAGCCCAACATTCCTCTCCCCGGGCCTATCCTCGCCCACTCATCGGCCATTGGCCAGTCTGGTAAAGTCGCTTTCCACAGAGCTGGAGCTGAGAGAAGGCTCCACCCTCAGACCAAAACCCCTTCTCAACCTTGTGAAGTCCATCTCCACCGAGCTGTCCCGTTCGGAACCGGAAGTGTCGCAGTCCAAATCCGACTCGCGCCTCAACCTCCACCTGTTGAAGCAGCTTACACAGTCCAAGAACCGAAGCGGCGGCGACTCTCGGACGGCGCCGCCATCTCCCAGCACGCTCTCTCCAAGCGGGGAGGGTCTTAAAGGCGGTTTCTTTAAGATGGAGCTGGAGGACACCAAGAGGAAACTCTCGGAGGCGGTCCATGAGCCGCTGAGCAGTATGTTCAACAAGATTCGGAGAGAAGATAGCACGGGCAGTCCCAAACACGGGTGTAAGACCACCCAGGTTGTTTCCAGAGGCTTGGGACGGGAGGCTAGCACGGATACGGGGGTCTCGGAATCTTCCGTTTTTGACTGGCCTTCAGTTAGATATCCGGTGAGAAGCCCTAGCAGCACCTGTCCCGTGCATCACTGTAAACATTTTAGCGATGAAGAGCGAGAATTTTATCGAGATGGAGACACGATGCAGGTTTTTTCCAGGGAACCAGCACAGGTTGCATCTTATAGGACGTCTCGACTACACGCAACCAATCCTCCACCATGCATGAGTTTATTCTGTGTAGCAATGCTATCCTACGGTTATTTGACCCTACCTCTAAATCCGTACTTCTCTGGCCTGGCTCTTGGGTTGGCAATGGGTTTCTTGCTTGGACTCTTGCTGATTAGAATGGGCTCTTCCAGGTCCTTCAGTTCAGTTTCTCCAAGCAGACCACTTCTGGGAGACGGGATTCCAAAAGGTTGCGCTACGGAGCCTGACATCCTCAAG GGTTGGATGAATGAGACTCACGATTACGACCCAGAAACGTATCATTCAGCGCAGACTCACTCCGTGTTTGCCACTCTGGAGGGATCTTGTCTCCGACTCGACACCTCCCAATCCAACATCAGCCGCCGGGCCACGTACGACGAAAGAATCAACGAGTCCACTTTCATAAAGACCCGCACCTACCAGCTGGAACAGAGCAAA GTATTCTTGCTGCCATCTGTGTTGGCTCGCAAGCGAATATGGAACCCCAAATATCCAATCTGCATCCAGCTGACCGGTGGCGTAAACTCCCAGGAGGAGGCTGGACAAAGGTCGGAGGACAGTCAGGAAGTGGAGGGGCAGCCAACAACTGCACCCGCTAGTTCACGTCAACATTCTTCTGAAACAACTCTTTACCTCTTTGGACGCACGGGGAGAGAAAAGGAGGAGTGGTTTCGTCATTTCCTGCTGGCATCCACGGATGCCGAGCGGGGAAAGGACCGGGACAAGCCAAGACCTGCCAGATGTGTGCCTCGTTCGG GTGACCCAGTACTGTCGCAGGCTATCAGCGGCCACAGCGATATCCCAGGCAGCAGAGTGGGCAGCAGTGAAGACGACGCCCCCTCCACGCCTGCAGTCCTTCTCACTCAGACCTCCTCCAGCAGCACAACCACCAGGGGCCTTTCACTGCTTGACTACTCCGGCTACATGTCTCGTCTTCTGGCTACGGAAGACTCGCTCCCGCTCTCCAGCCCTGGAGTTGGCAGCGCAGAGACGAGCCCCAAACTCAAAGGAAAC TGTACCTGCGATCTGGTGGATTACTCTGGGAGGAGTTTGGCTCTATGGGTGAACGCTCTGATTGGTCGAATCTTTTGGGACTTCCTGAGAGAGAAGCACTGGGCTGACATGGTTTCCCTTAAGATCCAGAAGAAGCTCAGCAAAATCAGA TTGCCTTACTTTATGAATGAATTGACCCTGACTGAGCTGGATATGGGTTGCTCTATCCCAAAAATCATATCTACCTCCCGACCAGAGGTTAACCATAGAG GGTGCTCTGGCGCTGACCCCACTGCGCTGACCCCACTGCGCTTCGCATTTTCAGGCCTGTGGCTGGAGCTGCAGCTGGCCTACAACGGCACCCTGCAGATGACCCTTCAGACCAAAATCAACCTGGCCAAGCTGGGCAAAGACGGCGGCCACGACACCGACTGGTTGACTCAAACTGGAAATACGCA CTGCAGACCCATTTTAAGTGTGCTGGCAGACAGTGATGAGGAGTCCTCCAGTGCTGGTTCATCTGATGACGACGAGCTTCTCCTGGCTGAGCCTCAGGGCCCCATTTGGGAAAAGGGCCCATCATCGGCAGCGGAtgg GACAGGGGGCGGAAAGACTGGCaggaagattttgagatttgtgGACAAAATCGCTAAATCCAAATATTTCCAGAAGGCGACTGAGAATGAGTTCATCAAGAAAAAGTTTGAAGAAATGTCAAACACGCCCCTCCTACTCACAGTGGAGGTTCAAGAGCTGTCAGGGTCCCTTGTTGTCAACATCCCACCGCCCCCAACTGACAGGATATG GTATAGCTTCTGCGTGCCACCCAAGCTGGATCTGCGTGTCCGGCCCAAACTTGGTGAGAGGGAGGTGACGTTGTGTCATGTGACCGAATGGATTGAAAAGAAACTACAGGATGAGTTCCAG AAAGTATTTGTGCTTCCAAACATGGATGACATCTATTTACCCATGATGCACTCCAGTGTTGACAGGCCCCACGCGTCGGAGCGTGCGTGCTCTCATTGCTGCCAGTCGCAAAGCTCCACTGAGTCCATAGAGCGGATGCCACCAGAGGTTACTTTAACAGAGTCGGACTATAACGCGACTCTGGTGAAATGA
- the tex2l gene encoding testis-expressed protein 2 isoform X2, which produces MAESGNNWMQGCEKDARGGGRAFPDAHSPDVVPNTLGTKRHLPRGIVIQLTGTEGEWSSLDESELIFSLDHDEYDPSASHSGPKQISSDDNRGSQSQAFHVPLSPSSPGSLGNCSATSPTFLSPGLSSPTHRPLASLVKSLSTELELREGSTLRPKPLLNLVKSISTELSRSEPEVSQSKSDSRLNLHLLKQLTQSKNRSGGDSRTAPPSPSTLSPSGEGLKGGFFKMELEDTKRKLSEAVHEPLSSMFNKIRREDSTGSPKHGCKTTQVVSRGLGREASTDTGVSESSVFDWPSVRYPVRSPSSTCPVHHCKHFSDEEREFYRDGDTMQVFSREPAQVASYRTSRLHATNPPPCMSLFCVAMLSYGYLTLPLNPYFSGLALGLAMGFLLGLLLIRMGSSRSFSSVSPSRPLLGDGIPKGCATEPDILKGWMNETHDYDPETYHSAQTHSVFATLEGSCLRLDTSQSNISRRATYDERINESTFIKTRTYQLEQSKVFLLPSVLARKRIWNPKYPICIQLTGGVNSQEEAGQRSEDSQEVEGQPTTAPASSRQHSSETTLYLFGRTGREKEEWFRHFLLASTDAERGKDRDKPRPARCVPRSGDPVLSQAISGHSDIPGSRVGSSEDDAPSTPAVLLTQTSSSSTTTRGLSLLDYSGYMSRLLATEDSLPLSSPGVGSAETSPKLKGNCTCDLVDYSGRSLALWVNALIGRIFWDFLREKHWADMVSLKIQKKLSKIRLPYFMNELTLTELDMGCSIPKIISTSRPEVNHRGLWLELQLAYNGTLQMTLQTKINLAKLGKDGGHDTDWLTQTGNTHCRPILSVLADSDEESSSAGSSDDDELLLAEPQGPIWEKGPSSAADGTGGGKTGRKILRFVDKIAKSKYFQKATENEFIKKKFEEMSNTPLLLTVEVQELSGSLVVNIPPPPTDRIWYSFCVPPKLDLRVRPKLGEREVTLCHVTEWIEKKLQDEFQKVFVLPNMDDIYLPMMHSSVDRPHASERACSHCCQSQSSTESIERMPPEVTLTESDYNATLVK; this is translated from the exons ATGGCAGAGAGTGGAAACAATTGGATGCAAGGATGCGAGAAGGATGCAAGAGGAGGTGGCAGAGCCTTCCCGGACGCCCACAGCCCAGATGTTGTCCCAAACACACTCGGGACAAAACGACATCTCCCTCGAGGGATTGTTATCCAGCTGACGGGAACGGAGGGAGAGTGGAGCAGCCTGGATGAGAGCGAGCTCATCTTCTCGCTGGATCATGACGAGTACGATCCATCGGCGTCTCATTCGGGCCCGAAGCAGATCTCCAGTGATGATAACCGAGGATCGCAGTCCCAAGCGTTCCACGTCCCACTTTCACCCTCATCCCCCGGTTCGTTAGGTAATTGCTCCGCCACGAGCCCAACATTCCTCTCCCCGGGCCTATCCTCGCCCACTCATCGGCCATTGGCCAGTCTGGTAAAGTCGCTTTCCACAGAGCTGGAGCTGAGAGAAGGCTCCACCCTCAGACCAAAACCCCTTCTCAACCTTGTGAAGTCCATCTCCACCGAGCTGTCCCGTTCGGAACCGGAAGTGTCGCAGTCCAAATCCGACTCGCGCCTCAACCTCCACCTGTTGAAGCAGCTTACACAGTCCAAGAACCGAAGCGGCGGCGACTCTCGGACGGCGCCGCCATCTCCCAGCACGCTCTCTCCAAGCGGGGAGGGTCTTAAAGGCGGTTTCTTTAAGATGGAGCTGGAGGACACCAAGAGGAAACTCTCGGAGGCGGTCCATGAGCCGCTGAGCAGTATGTTCAACAAGATTCGGAGAGAAGATAGCACGGGCAGTCCCAAACACGGGTGTAAGACCACCCAGGTTGTTTCCAGAGGCTTGGGACGGGAGGCTAGCACGGATACGGGGGTCTCGGAATCTTCCGTTTTTGACTGGCCTTCAGTTAGATATCCGGTGAGAAGCCCTAGCAGCACCTGTCCCGTGCATCACTGTAAACATTTTAGCGATGAAGAGCGAGAATTTTATCGAGATGGAGACACGATGCAGGTTTTTTCCAGGGAACCAGCACAGGTTGCATCTTATAGGACGTCTCGACTACACGCAACCAATCCTCCACCATGCATGAGTTTATTCTGTGTAGCAATGCTATCCTACGGTTATTTGACCCTACCTCTAAATCCGTACTTCTCTGGCCTGGCTCTTGGGTTGGCAATGGGTTTCTTGCTTGGACTCTTGCTGATTAGAATGGGCTCTTCCAGGTCCTTCAGTTCAGTTTCTCCAAGCAGACCACTTCTGGGAGACGGGATTCCAAAAGGTTGCGCTACGGAGCCTGACATCCTCAAG GGTTGGATGAATGAGACTCACGATTACGACCCAGAAACGTATCATTCAGCGCAGACTCACTCCGTGTTTGCCACTCTGGAGGGATCTTGTCTCCGACTCGACACCTCCCAATCCAACATCAGCCGCCGGGCCACGTACGACGAAAGAATCAACGAGTCCACTTTCATAAAGACCCGCACCTACCAGCTGGAACAGAGCAAA GTATTCTTGCTGCCATCTGTGTTGGCTCGCAAGCGAATATGGAACCCCAAATATCCAATCTGCATCCAGCTGACCGGTGGCGTAAACTCCCAGGAGGAGGCTGGACAAAGGTCGGAGGACAGTCAGGAAGTGGAGGGGCAGCCAACAACTGCACCCGCTAGTTCACGTCAACATTCTTCTGAAACAACTCTTTACCTCTTTGGACGCACGGGGAGAGAAAAGGAGGAGTGGTTTCGTCATTTCCTGCTGGCATCCACGGATGCCGAGCGGGGAAAGGACCGGGACAAGCCAAGACCTGCCAGATGTGTGCCTCGTTCGG GTGACCCAGTACTGTCGCAGGCTATCAGCGGCCACAGCGATATCCCAGGCAGCAGAGTGGGCAGCAGTGAAGACGACGCCCCCTCCACGCCTGCAGTCCTTCTCACTCAGACCTCCTCCAGCAGCACAACCACCAGGGGCCTTTCACTGCTTGACTACTCCGGCTACATGTCTCGTCTTCTGGCTACGGAAGACTCGCTCCCGCTCTCCAGCCCTGGAGTTGGCAGCGCAGAGACGAGCCCCAAACTCAAAGGAAAC TGTACCTGCGATCTGGTGGATTACTCTGGGAGGAGTTTGGCTCTATGGGTGAACGCTCTGATTGGTCGAATCTTTTGGGACTTCCTGAGAGAGAAGCACTGGGCTGACATGGTTTCCCTTAAGATCCAGAAGAAGCTCAGCAAAATCAGA TTGCCTTACTTTATGAATGAATTGACCCTGACTGAGCTGGATATGGGTTGCTCTATCCCAAAAATCATATCTACCTCCCGACCAGAGGTTAACCATAGAG GCCTGTGGCTGGAGCTGCAGCTGGCCTACAACGGCACCCTGCAGATGACCCTTCAGACCAAAATCAACCTGGCCAAGCTGGGCAAAGACGGCGGCCACGACACCGACTGGTTGACTCAAACTGGAAATACGCA CTGCAGACCCATTTTAAGTGTGCTGGCAGACAGTGATGAGGAGTCCTCCAGTGCTGGTTCATCTGATGACGACGAGCTTCTCCTGGCTGAGCCTCAGGGCCCCATTTGGGAAAAGGGCCCATCATCGGCAGCGGAtgg GACAGGGGGCGGAAAGACTGGCaggaagattttgagatttgtgGACAAAATCGCTAAATCCAAATATTTCCAGAAGGCGACTGAGAATGAGTTCATCAAGAAAAAGTTTGAAGAAATGTCAAACACGCCCCTCCTACTCACAGTGGAGGTTCAAGAGCTGTCAGGGTCCCTTGTTGTCAACATCCCACCGCCCCCAACTGACAGGATATG GTATAGCTTCTGCGTGCCACCCAAGCTGGATCTGCGTGTCCGGCCCAAACTTGGTGAGAGGGAGGTGACGTTGTGTCATGTGACCGAATGGATTGAAAAGAAACTACAGGATGAGTTCCAG AAAGTATTTGTGCTTCCAAACATGGATGACATCTATTTACCCATGATGCACTCCAGTGTTGACAGGCCCCACGCGTCGGAGCGTGCGTGCTCTCATTGCTGCCAGTCGCAAAGCTCCACTGAGTCCATAGAGCGGATGCCACCAGAGGTTACTTTAACAGAGTCGGACTATAACGCGACTCTGGTGAAATGA
- the noxo1b gene encoding NADPH oxidase organizer 1b: MPTEKRFVFSARIIGAVHRETPKLKMFMISVLWSDENEVIIYRSYDDFKKFHRQLKKKFPMFSSSQNNIRTIPKFRGEAQNGLQQKGSKQSIQRMKDLQIYCTKLLTCDQMVTCSSDLTQFFTPLDHDMERDFIKNSILILLSDDNSGRGGGGGGDGGSVTRPFVTETYRCVAAYETKDTKNQPFKVAAGETLEVLIKDPAGWWLVENEETCIAWFPAPYLEKEEDDDIRLQRQGALYSAVRNYITKKADEVSVPIGSVVEVLRMSDDGWWLTRYNGKVGYVPSMYLQPYNNPRTRLISIQKKLNRSTNNLTFSGLPLDASSSSAQHVRETGQSSALQPRAQSRGYLAKARSMELLSEPQTQTALPTRVEISDPCVESRVGRIRTSSSAESSVSSFSSSSSCSMADVFVPFPRRSSPSERERRNSTASYLSSTSSGSSGSFSSRDSDAGPVAPLMPPRPKKEQILNRCTSTTRKAALKPQRWPDSTQHTRL; the protein is encoded by the exons ATGCCCACAGAAAAGCGTTTTGTGTTCTCCGCTCGCATTATCGGAGCCGTGCACAGGGAGACGCCGAAACTTAAG ATGTTCATGATAtcagtgctgtggtcagatgagaatGAAGTGATTATCTACAGGTCTTATGATGACTTTAAGAAATTTCAT AGGCAGTTGAAGAAGAAATTTCCCATGTTCAGCTCTTCACAGAATAACATCAGAACGATCCCAAAATTTAGAG GGGAGGCTCAGAACGGCCTCCAGCAAAAAGGATCCAAGCAATCTATCCAGCGGATGAAAGACTTGCAGATCTACTGCACCAAGCTGCTCACGTGTGACCAAATGGTGACCTGCAGTTCAGACCTCACCCAGTTTTTCACACCGCTTGACCATGACATGGAGCGAGACTTCATCAAGAACAG CATCCTAATCCTGCTGTCAGATGATAACTCGggtagaggaggaggaggaggaggagacggcGGCTCCGTCACTCGCCCGTTTGTCACCGAGACGTACCGCTGTGTGGCCGCATACGAGACCAAAGACACCAAGAACCAGCCCTTTAAAGTGGCTGCGGGTGAAACATTAGAAGTCCTCATCAAGGACCCTGCCG GTTGGTGGTTGGTGGAGAACGAGGAAACGTGTATTGCCTGGTTCCCTGCACCCTATCTAGAAAAGGAGGAAGACGATGACATAAGACTGCAGCGTCAAG GTGCTCTGTACAGCGCCGTGAGGAATTACATCACCAAGAAGGCTGACGAGGTGTCTGTGCCCATTGGTTCAGTGGTGGAGGTGCTTCGGATGTCTGATGACGGCTGGTGGCTCACCAG aTACAATGGCAAGGTGGGCTACGTCCCTTCCATGTACCTGCAGCCTTACAACAACCCTCGTACGCGGCTTATCAGTATACAGAAGAAGCTGAATCGATCCACCAACAACTTGACATTCAGCGGGCTACCTCTGgatgcttcttcttcttcagcccAACATGTCAGGGAAACAGGGCAAAGTTCTGCACTCCAGCCCAGAGCTCAATCTCGTGGCTATCTGGCCAAAGCCAGATCAATGGAGCTTCTGTCAGAGCCCCAAACCCAAACAGCTTTGCCCACCCGAGTCGAGATCAGTGACCCCTGCGTTGAAAGCCGCGTTGGCAGAATCCGCACCAGCTCAAGCGCAGAATCCAGCGTCTCCTCATTCAGCAGCTCGTCTTCATGTTCGATGGCGGACGTGTTCGTACCCTTCCCTCGACGGAGCAGCCCGAGCGAGCGGGAACGCCGCAACTCCACCGCCAGTTATTTGAGTTCTACAAGTTCGGGGAGTTCTGGAAGCTTCAGTTCCAGAGACAGCGACGCAGGACCAGTCGCTCCTTTGATGCCACCCAGACCCAAGAAAGAGCAGATCCTGAACCGGTGCACCTCCACCACCCGCAAAGCTGCTCTGAAGCCCCAGAGGTGGCCCGATTCAACTCAACATACTCGCTTGTAG